The genomic DNA GCTCATCGAAGCGGACATCCTCCGGCTCGGACATGCGCGGGGCTCCCTCGGCCATGGCCTGGAAGGCGTCGTCCAACAGGGCCTGTACGGCATGAAGACGCATGAGAGGAGGGCGAGCGGGCAGTCTATCACCCGGCGGGTGGGCCGCTCACGACGGACTCGCCCACGGGTTTCCCTCCGGTGTGGGCTGGGGGGAGGGCGGGGGGCATGAGTACATCTACCGCATGAACAAACAACGGCAGACGATGCTGTGGGCGTCCAGCGCGGCCCTCATGGGCGCCCTGGGCTGGGTGGGGTGGCGGCGATGGCGGCGGGAGATCGAGACACCCTCCTACCAGGTGCTGGCCACGAAGGGCGGCCTGGAGGTGCGGCAATATGGCCCCGCGGTCGTGGCGGCCACGGACCTCCAGGGCTCGTTCACCGAGAGCCTCAGAGCGGGTTTCCACCTGCTCGCGGGCTACATCTTCGGGGGCAACCAGCGCCATCAGTCCATCGCCATGACGGCCCCCGTGGGCTTGCAGCGCCGGGGGAATGCGTGGCGGATGACCTTCGTCATGCCCTCGTCTTTCTCCTCCTTGGAGACGTTGCCCGCGCCCAATGACTCCCGGGTCCAGCTGGAGCCCGTGCCTGGACGGCGCGTGGCGGTCCGGCGCTTCTCCGGCTCGGCCACCGAGGCCGCGATGAAGGAGGAGGAAGCCTGGTTGCTCGCCGAGCTTCGCCGCCAGGGCCTGCGTCCGGTGGGCGCTCCCGTGCTCGCCCAGTACAATGCGCCCTTCGTGCCGCCCTTCATGCGCCGCAATGAAATCCACATCGACGTCCAGCCCCTGGAGTGGGTGCACTGATAAGGGGAAGGTCTTCCCGTCCTGGGCGGGTTGTTCTCCTGGCGACAGGATTGCCTGGAATCCGGGCGGATCTTCAAGGGGGGCGGGCAGCATGGGGGCCGGCTGCCCCCCACATCCAAGCGTGCTGGCGGAGTGTGACTGAGTGACGAGACGGAGTGCGGTGGATGAGGTGCTCGCGGGTGGGGGCGCCTGCGGCGAGTTGTTGCGTCAGGTGGACTGGGCGAAGACGCCCGTGGGCCCCGTGGAGGGCTGGCCTCAGTCGCTGCGCACCGCGGTGGGCATCGTGCTCGCGTCCAACTATCCGCTCTACCTCGCCTGGGGCCCCCACTACGTGCAGATGTACAACGACGCGTACCGCCCCATCTGCGGCGCGACGAAGCACCCGGCCTCGTTGGGCCAGGAAGCCTCCCTCACCTGGCCCGAGGTGTGGGCCGACGTGCTCGGGCCCTCGTGGGAGCGCATGCGCGTCACGGGTGAGCCCATCCGCGTCGAGAACCTGCTGATGTTGCTCGACCGCAACGGCTACCTGGAGGAGTGCTACTTCTCCTATTGCCACTCGCCCATCCGCGACGAGACGGGGGGCATGGGCGGCGTCTTCGCGGCGCTCACGGAGACGACCGAGCAGGTCATCAACGAGCGGCGCCTGCGCGTCATCCGGGACCTGAGCACCCTCACGGGGGAGCAGGCGACGGCGCGGGATGCCTGCCGGGAGGCCGCGCGCGTCCTGGCCTCGTGCCCGAATGACGTTCCCTTCGCCTTGCTGTACCTCCTGGACGCGGAGGGCGAAGCCCATCTGGTGGGCACGAGCGGCGTGGAGGCGGGGGGCGCGGCGGCGCCCCGGAGCGTGCCGTCTGGCGAGGACTCGCCGGACACCTGGCCCCTGGCGGCCGTGGTGCGCGGCGGGGAGCCGTTGCTGCTGAGCGCGCCGCGCTTGCCTCGTGCGCTCGGCCCGCT from Melittangium boletus DSM 14713 includes the following:
- a CDS encoding SOUL family heme-binding protein; this encodes MNKQRQTMLWASSAALMGALGWVGWRRWRREIETPSYQVLATKGGLEVRQYGPAVVAATDLQGSFTESLRAGFHLLAGYIFGGNQRHQSIAMTAPVGLQRRGNAWRMTFVMPSSFSSLETLPAPNDSRVQLEPVPGRRVAVRRFSGSATEAAMKEEEAWLLAELRRQGLRPVGAPVLAQYNAPFVPPFMRRNEIHIDVQPLEWVH